GCGCGCCCGGGGCCGAAGTAGTCGTCGAAGCGATCCCACACGTAGCGCATCGGGGTGTGGCAGTAGCAGACGTGCAGCGCCCCGGGCGGCGGCACCACACCCTTGGCGACGCAATGACTGGTGGAGACGACGAGGTCGTAGTCGCGGAGACGCAATCCTTCCACCGCCCGCGGGAAGAGCGGCAGGTAACGACGGTAGCCGCGCGCTGCACCCGGCAGCCGCTGGATGAAGCTGGTGCGGATGCGATGGCGCTCGATGGTGGGGGAGACGCTGCCGCGGACGTGGAGCAGGGTGAAGAGATCGGCGCGAGGGAAGAGCTCGCAGAGCACCTCGAGGCACTTCTCGCCGCCCCGCATCCCCGTCAGCCAGTCGTGCACGAGGGCGACGCGGGTCCGCTCCAGGGCCAACGTTCCCGCGGCTGCTGCGGTGGTCGGGCCCGCTGCGGGGATCCGACCGTTCACGGGCCGGCCTGGACGCCGAGGCTCTGCAGCTCGGCCTGCACGGTGCCGCGGATCTCCGCGAGCGCATCGTCACTGTCGGCCTCGAAGCGGAGCACCAGGATGGGCTGGGTGTTGGAGGCGCGCACCAGTGCCCAGCCGCGGGGGAAGAGAATGCGCACGCCATCCACGTCGATCGTCGGGTGCTTCGGGCGGAAGTGCGCCGCCACCGCTTCGACGATGCGGAACTTGTCCTCGTCGCTGGAATCCACCCGGATCTCCGGCGTGGAGACGAACTGCGGCAGATCGGCGAGGAGAGCGCTCAGGGGGCGGTCCGCTGCGGCCAGGATTTCCAGCGCCCGGCAGGCGGCGTAGATGCCGTCGTCGAAGCCGTAATAGCGATCGGCGAAGAACATGTGACCGCTCATCTCGCCGCCGAGCACGGCGCCGGTCTCGCTCATGCGGGACATGATGTGGGGATAGCCGGTGCGCCACATCTCCGGCCGGCCGCCGAGGCGGCGCACCTCGTCGACGAGCGCCTGGCTGCACTTGACGTCGAAGACCACCGCCGCTCCAGGCCGTTGCGGCAGGATGGCGCGGGCGAAGAGGACGAGGAGCTGGTCGCCGAAGAGGAGCCGACCGTTTTCGTCCACCAGGCCGACGCGGTCCGCATCGCCGTCGAAACCGATGCCGGCGGCAGCACCGGTCTTGCGCACCGCGGCGGCGAGATCGGCCATGTACTCGGGCACCGTGGGGTCGGCGACATGGTGTGGGAAGCGCCCATCGGGCTCGCAGTACAGCGGTTCGAGCCGGCAGCCCAGCGCTTCCAGCAGGCGAGGGGCGATGACACCGGCAGTGCCGTTGCCGCAATCCACCGCCACGTGCATCTGTCGACGCAAGCGGACGTCGCCGTGAATGCGCTTGCCGTAGTCGTCCAGGATCGGGCGCTGCTCGCGGGCGCCGCGGCCGGAAGCAAAGCGCCCCTCTTGCGCCACCTTCCAGATCTCCTGGAGGTCCGCGCCGAAAATCGCCCGCGTCCGGGTACGGCTCTTGAGGCCGTTGAACTGGGGCGGATTGTGGCTCGCGGTGACGACGAGGCCGCCGTCGGCGGCGAGCGTCTCGACCGCGTAGTTGAGCACCGGAGTGGGCACGAGTCCGATGTCGATGACGTCGCAGCCCGTGGAGAGCAGACCCTGCATTAGCGCCGCCAAGTACTCCTCGGAAGAGAGTCTCATGTCCCGGGCGGCGACGAGGCGGCGCAGGTCGCGGGCGCGGTAGTAGGTGCCGAAGGCGCGGCCGAGCGTTTCCATCGCCCCCGCGTCCAGGTCCACGCCGGCCACACCGCGGATGTCGTACTCGCGGAAAGTGTTGCGATTCAAGGGTCCCCCGCTCTCTGGGTGCTTTCGCTCCACCTTAGCATGCGTTGCGGGAGGCCCGGCCCGCCTTGCGGCCCGCTAGCGTAACTTGTTAGGCTGCAAGAAGTCTCGCGCCTGCTGGAGGGTTCTTGCAGCGTCCCGTGGTGATCGGCATTGCCGGCGGCACCGGCTCGGGCAAGACCACCGCGGCACTCAAGGTGAAGAGTCACTTCCCCGACGAGCGGGTGCTCATCCTGCACCAGGACAACTATTACCGCGACCTCGCGCACTTGCCTTTGGAGGAGCGCGCCCGGATCAACTACGACCACCCGGACGCTTTCGAGGCGCCGCTGCTGCTCGCCGACATCGAGACCTTGAAGGACGGCGGGGTGATCGAGAGTCCGGTGTACGACTACGACCAGCACCGCCGCCGCGAGCAGCGCCTGCGGCTCGGTCCCGCCGACATCATTCTCCTCGAAGGGATCTTGGTGCTGGAGAACGAGGCGCTCCGCCGGCAGATGGACATCCGCATCTTCATCGACGAGGATGGGGACGAGCGCTTCATGCGCCGCCTGGAGCGGGACGTGCGCGAACGGCAGCGCGATCCGGTTTCCGTCATCGCCCAGTACCGGAACACGGTGAAGCTCATGTTTCAGCAGTTCGTCGAGCCCAGCAAGCGCTACGCGGACCTCATCATCCCGCATGGGGGGCACAACGACGTGGCCATCGACCTGCTGGTGGTGAAGGTGCGCGATCTCTTGCGGCGTTCGAGTTCCACCCCGAGTTCCCGAGGCTAGAGCATGGCGCAGGAAAAGCTAGAGGCGGCGACCCCGCCCTCCACCCGAGGGGAGACGGTGGCGCCCGAGCTGGGCCCGGCCGGCTCCGGAGGTACGCTGGGGCTCTTCCTGCATGAGATGCGGGTGCGGCAGTGGAGCAAGAATCTGGTGCTCTTCGCCGCTCTCATCTTCTCCAAGAACCTGCTGCAGATTCCCATGGTGCTGCGCAGCATGCTCGCCTTCGTGGTCTTCTGCCTGCTTTCCGGCGTCGTCTACACCGTGAACGATCTCCTCGACCTGGAAGCGGACCGCCGGCACGAGGTCAAACGCCGGCGGCCCCTGGCCTCGGGACAGCTGCGCGTGCGCACCGCCCTCACCGGCGTGGTGCTGGTGCTGGGTCTGGCGTTGATGGGAGCCGCCCTCCTGGGACCGCGCTTCTTCCTCATCAGCGTCGGCTTTCTCGCCTTCAATCTGGCCTATTCGCTGGTGCTGAAGAACATCGTCATCGTCGACGTCATCAGCATCGCCATCAGCTTCCTCATCCGCGCCATCGCCGGGGTCGTCGCCCTCAACACCGCCACGGTGCACCTGACCATTTCACCGTGGTTGCTCGTGGTCACCTTCTTCCTTTCCCTCTTCCTCGGGCTCTGCAAGCGCCTGCACGAGTACCGCTCGATCCTGGATGCGGGCAAGCACCGCAGCACTCTCATGGCGTACTCCGAGGAGCTGTTGAACCAGCTCATCAACGTTGCCGCCACGGGAACGCTCATCGCCTACTCGATCTACACGATCTGG
The nucleotide sequence above comes from Candidatus Krumholzibacteriia bacterium. Encoded proteins:
- a CDS encoding phosphomannomutase/phosphoglucomutase produces the protein MNRNTFREYDIRGVAGVDLDAGAMETLGRAFGTYYRARDLRRLVAARDMRLSSEEYLAALMQGLLSTGCDVIDIGLVPTPVLNYAVETLAADGGLVVTASHNPPQFNGLKSRTRTRAIFGADLQEIWKVAQEGRFASGRGAREQRPILDDYGKRIHGDVRLRRQMHVAVDCGNGTAGVIAPRLLEALGCRLEPLYCEPDGRFPHHVADPTVPEYMADLAAAVRKTGAAAGIGFDGDADRVGLVDENGRLLFGDQLLVLFARAILPQRPGAAVVFDVKCSQALVDEVRRLGGRPEMWRTGYPHIMSRMSETGAVLGGEMSGHMFFADRYYGFDDGIYAACRALEILAAADRPLSALLADLPQFVSTPEIRVDSSDEDKFRIVEAVAAHFRPKHPTIDVDGVRILFPRGWALVRASNTQPILVLRFEADSDDALAEIRGTVQAELQSLGVQAGP
- the udk gene encoding uridine kinase, whose protein sequence is MQRPVVIGIAGGTGSGKTTAALKVKSHFPDERVLILHQDNYYRDLAHLPLEERARINYDHPDAFEAPLLLADIETLKDGGVIESPVYDYDQHRRREQRLRLGPADIILLEGILVLENEALRRQMDIRIFIDEDGDERFMRRLERDVRERQRDPVSVIAQYRNTVKLMFQQFVEPSKRYADLIIPHGGHNDVAIDLLVVKVRDLLRRSSSTPSSRG
- a CDS encoding decaprenyl-phosphate phosphoribosyltransferase; translation: MAQEKLEAATPPSTRGETVAPELGPAGSGGTLGLFLHEMRVRQWSKNLVLFAALIFSKNLLQIPMVLRSMLAFVVFCLLSGVVYTVNDLLDLEADRRHEVKRRRPLASGQLRVRTALTGVVLVLGLALMGAALLGPRFFLISVGFLAFNLAYSLVLKNIVIVDVISIAISFLIRAIAGVVALNTATVHLTISPWLLVVTFFLSLFLGLCKRLHEYRSILDAGKHRSTLMAYSEELLNQLINVAATGTLIAYSIYTIWPETVQHFGTENLMYTIPIVVAGLTRYMFLVYRRNLGGDPAEILLTERSLWATVIAWFLCVAVVIYRAQT